From a single Miscanthus floridulus cultivar M001 chromosome 8, ASM1932011v1, whole genome shotgun sequence genomic region:
- the LOC136468830 gene encoding autophagy-related protein 23-like, which produces MELSDAFQERVRQMEDARNHRLALLNAEKEIQAAKLRILSAKIAATRRLECRRRLLERRSADLATRALADIDAARARRLLVSRDLSSVRGEIEEAQRREEDWDRFYEAKRKEMEEFQAESRRFEAETREEVQRLRDSVSQLKSALQELQSSAMYSNNTEIAAAEARKSDLTAKGLGSKKAKLGESLASARHFSSSSRAFQSQVDDGDQKEAQPVLFSRWKVEEIWL; this is translated from the exons ATGGAGCTGTCCGACGCCTTCCAGGAGCGCGTCCGGCAGATGGAGGACGCCCGCAACCACCGCCTCGCCCTCCTCAAC GCCGAGAAGGAGATCCAGGCCGCCAAGCTCCGCATTCTCTCCGCCAAGATTGCCGCCACGCGCCGACTCgagtgccgccgccgcctcctcgagCGCCGCTCCGCCGACCTCGCCACCCGCGCCCTCGCCGACATCGACGCCGCACGCGCGCGCCGGCTCCTCGTCTCCCGCGACCTCAG CTCGGTGAGGGGCGAGATCGAGGAGGCCCAGAGGAGGGAGGAGGACTGGGACCGCTTCTACGAGGCCAAGAGGAAGGAGATGGAGGAGTTCCAGGCGGAGTCGCGGCGGTTCGAGGCGGAGACTCGCGAGGAAGTGCAGAGGCTGAGGGATTCGGTATCTCAA CTGAAATCTGCACTGCAAGAGCTGCAGAGCAGCGCGATGTACTCAAACAACACGGAGATTGCTGCCGCAGAAGCTAGGAAGTCTGATCTGActgctaagggcct TGGCTCTAAGAAGGCAAAGTTGGGCGAGAGCCTGGCTTCAGCCCGCCACTTCAGCAGCAGCTCCAGAGCTTTTCAGTCACAGGTGGACGATGGGGATCAGAAAGAAGCTCAGCCCGTGTTGTTTAGTCGGTGGAAA GTGGAAGAAATCTGGTTGTAG